Below is a genomic region from Raphanus sativus cultivar WK10039 chromosome 4, ASM80110v3, whole genome shotgun sequence.
CAGAGTGGATTCTTGAAGACAATGCACGTCAAGTCGGAGCATCAACTGGCTGATCTGTTTACCAAAGCTGTTCAGCCGAATATTTTCAAGACTTTGATGTCCAAGATGGGTATTCACAGGTTGTTCATTCCATCTTGAGGGGGGGGGTATTAGAGTTATATAGTTTGGTTAAACCGGGTTATGTAAATATGATTAAACCGGTCTACTTGTATATAAATACAGACTCATGTATTCAGTTACATTTTAACAGAGATAATACATTTTTTACAGTTTGAAACAAACTTTGCCTCTCTCGTCTTTCCTCTTCACCATCGTTACTGAGCTCGAGCTCGAGCTTCATCAGCTCTAATAATCTATATTACATCTATGATAAACATCTTTACTAATCTACCCTCACTGTCATCTGTCAAAAAATGGAACAGTATTCGATATTACTGTTGATATATCTATACTCTAggataactttttaaaattttgaaacggGGAGAGAATTGTTCAAAGCTATTGTGTGTGTTACTAGGCAAAACCATGAGCTGTAAGCCTTTAGGTAATGCCCGGaattaagaaaacattaatGTAACTATTAGTAATAGCTTGTGGGGGTCTGTGTGATACATCAAATAGTAGTGTACTAGTTTATGTAACTGCTTCATGTGATGACTCTGGAACTCTCTTACAGATATAAATAGATTCTCCTACGGTTGTCATTAATTTAATTGATCAATTAATTCCCTTAACTAAAAGACTAAACCACAttaaaaattagtaaattaatttaaaattaatacctGGGAATGCTCGTTGCCAAATTTATATGTTAGTCAACGCTTTtcatttattgttaatattacatatttcatcagtttcaatttaattattgttgaaaattaaaaaaaatcatttaaaaataaatattgtttcagaatttcaatataaatttactaacaatatttttaatttctttttttattcgtTGAAATATAGTTAGATGTATAGGTAATAATGTTTTagatatacaaaattaaataaatttttaatatgtatacataaacataaaataacaactatgagtaaaataaaaaggaaatagtaATATTTAATAAGCTCATATACTTCAATTTACCAAGACTTTTATCTCTGGTTATCTTTTCCCTGGAAATTTTGTCCTGATTTGATGtggatttatattatttttaaggacgtagatttattatttgttcTGTTCTAGATCTATGTTTTGAAGCTAGTCGAGCATGgtaaaaaagaaaggaaaaaggAATCCACCGAGCAAACCTCCTGCCAAAGATGTAAACTAATAGTTTTACTTTCCATTTATGGAAAATCTTCCTGCCAAAGATGTATAACCGTATAATAAGCTTATACTTGGATTTTCGTAAAACGGTTCAAAATAATGCAGTCATAAATGGAAAGTAAAATCTTGTATAAATTTCATATCAACTAATTTGCGTACTTGTTGACAAATCGATTCAATTGTGTTTTAAAACCTAAacgtttggttttttttttaactcgaagAAAGTTGAGATATATAGTGTCGATAAGAAACCAAAGATACGATACATTAATGAACATATAATTTAACCAATTGACCAAggtttaataaataactattaaaaCTATTGAATTTTTTGTCTCATGTATAagatatgtttaaaatttaataaattgatCATACATAACGTACCGTGTGCATGAGGGTTGAATTTTTCTCATGGATGAATATTGTCTATGAAATACTATTATGATATCAATAATTGAGCTCCGTATGCCGCCACCCTTGGATTACATACAGCCTAACAGTAAGAAATGAGAAGTTATACATCAAAATGCATATATGTTCCATTGTAAGTTTTTCCAGATGAACTTGGAGGATACGATACAATCTTTCACGTGTCTTGCATCACACTCAGTTATGGTACTCACCGAATTTTTCAAATCGAGTTATGAGTCAGTTATTAACTGACTAATAATTTGTAGAGAAGAAAACACGGAAATACTGATAGAAGCAAAACGAAATaagtgaaatattatttaaccaCCTGATAAGTTGATAAACTATCTTaacatttacaccaaaaaacaattattaatgTAAGAGTAATGTAATTATTAATCtacatgaaataaaataaagtaaaacaaaacaaaacactcgTGAACCTTATAAGGGGGGTATAACAGTTGCATTAAAAACAAACAGAAGTAAGAACATAACTCTGATTAATCGAAGTAATGAACATTGTTCTTACTGGACATAGAATTACTGCATCCAGCCGCCGAAGACGGAGGAAGATTATACATAGAATTGGTAGCAGATGAATtagaagacgaagaagacgatACCACCATCGACGGAGAGGACAAAGAAACCGGTGGAGCCGGCTGAGACGACAACAACCTTGGTGGTCGTGGTGGATTAGGCGGTGGTAGTGGTGGTGGGGAGAGAATGGCCGCAGCTAGAGCAGCATGATCGGACActgatgttgttgttgtactAGTGAAGCTGTTGTTTTGAAGGGAAGTGATTGTGGCGGCCTCTCGGTATTTGTGACGAAGGATGTCTGTACGGACAGCGGTGAGTTCAGATTGGAGAGATTGTATGTGGTGTTGAAGAGCGGATATTGCGCCCATGCAGCCGTAAATTGGATCTCTCAGTCTTAAGTTTGCTTCGTAGACTAAACTGTTCGCTGCGTCTCCTCTCTGACTTTCACCCACTTCCTACAACATTTAGTCAATAATTCATACCCACCTTCCACAATATAAGCAGTAAATTTTATATCTACGCAAAAGGGCAAACAatgtgtgtttcaaaaaaaaaagttaacttcCTATACTACGTACAAATGTTTGATTTGCTGTATTTATAAATTGCAACCACCTACTGATATTAGAAAACCAATTGCTCACTAGATTCTGTAGAGAGGAACTTGGCTAATAATAAATTTCACGTAACTATGCAAAATGGGAAGTAATTTGATTAGGAAAATAGAGTTTGTTAGTGAAATTGCGATAATAttcaaggaaaaaaaatgtaatttatactttttttttaaacacatactggtttatactttatagtaatGCTGTGGCTATATATACCATAATCCAGTATTTTAAATGTAGTGATATGCATGCATGAGTTGTAGTAAAAAGAGATACTAACAAAAATCTAATTCCCATTTTATCTAAATATGTTCATATCATGATAAAGAGTTTCTACTTCCGTTAATTAGATAAAACCACCTGGGGGTTAATAAAATTATctgaattgaaaaaaatatttttgatgcgATAGATTTGCATAGTCAAACAAATGGTAGATCTGTTCTACTATATCCCCAATAATCATCTACCATacgtttaaaatataaaattatatgaatcCAAAGAGTGAttgtaataagaaaatattaaggAGATATTAAATCATTAGTGTAAGAATATACAGTATGTAAGTACCAGAAGCATCTTGGAGACGTTACTGGCACCGAAGACTTTATGAACGGCGGCGAACTTATGGGGTTCATGAGGCGAGAAGTAAGGCGAGAAAGGGCACTCCTCCGCGCAACGACGGCGGAGTAGCTTACAAGCGGCGCATGGAGTCACAGTGTTCAACGTCGACCCCGGAGGCACCGCAACGTGTTTCCTTATTCCCATCACGGCATGATCCATCGTCTTTTCGAAGATAGGATCTTTCTTTACCTTCTTCACGAGCTTGTAGTAATCGCCAAATCCTTCCCTGCTGTTTCCAATCAGTTCAACATCATCAGTAGATATATAAAAACCGTATATGATACATGGTGATTAAATTTACCTGTCTCTGGACATTCAAGCATGCTAATTATAAGTGTGTTCTTGAGAGCGTCAATGGAcgagaggaggagaagaaacgAAGAAAAAGAGGAGTCGGAGAAATGGAGGAAATAGACCTTGTTAACAAAAGAAGTCATTGCGAATTAAATGGTCATTTTTTAACTAACTAATgcaaagttaaaacaaaacaaaaaaccacTATAGAATTATAGACTTATATCATCTCGGTGATTAAAAAACTCTGTGTCTTACTCTTGTACGATAAGATATTGATTATCAAATTATGCTCGAGATTTGCAAGAGATTATTATTTACCTAACATATGTGTGAACAGTGAACACATACCGCCCAAGACCATAAATCATTACAGTAAATTGATTTTTggatttaaaatttactaaaaatgttctgtaagtttttttttttcaaatctaacCATAAGACATTAAATACATTTCAAATTCCAATAAGATCGACCCACCGATCAATGCAATTCATAAACATTAGAGTTTGTGGTTTGTTTAGTATAATAGCTTAAAGAAAGTTTTACACCCAAAAAGATATTCAAGAAGTAGGTTTTGTATCGATCCTTGTACTTGGGGTTCAACTCAATATTGAGCATGTCACTAGGTTTATACAATCCGGATGAACCGGATTCGATCAAACTCAAACGAACCGAACAAAAGCAACTCCTAAACGTTTTTAAGTCAGAGAGCTTCCACGTGTGCTCATTTGGAGCGTGGGTTACACTTGCACACAAAGCTAGATGCGGCAAATACAGTAATCATTTGGACTTCTTCATTGGCTAGAACCCCTGGCTAGTGCATTGATTAAACCCATTTTGTATGTTACAACTTACAATAGGAGAAACCGAACCTTTTcattgctcttttttttttctttagtcaAACTTCTTCGCGTGTTATTTGCTACTTTATGTCCAAAATGTCAAActgtaaaaagaaaattaaaaaagaagaaaaaattgcttttcttctaaagaaaaaaagaagaagaaagaattgCTGAATGTACATAGTGAACATGTGGCTGCACGTGAATGATGTTTCTGTCTCATTTAGAACCCAAAccaaatgctttaacaagttcaCAGTTTAAATCATTGACCGTAATTAATTACACAGCTATTGCTCGTGCGTTTCATTTTTCTAGTCTCACCACGTCCTAACATGCACGACTGCACACAAATCTAAGTCAATCAAGATCGAGAACATGTGGGCACGCACACACACTAGATCAAATCACACTCTTGGAAATTATTTCAATTTGCACAAAATTCTTGTAATATTATTACAGTACTTTACAACTCTATGAAATTAGGAGACCGTGTCAAATCGATAAACTCAGAAACTCTTGGCCTCTTCTTCATAGACGATCCAACTCTGCAGCTCGGTGATGGAGTCATCAGATCAATCACTTCAACTTCAGTGGTCGATGTAGTAACAAAGTTGCCTCTTCTCCAACAATCTTTCTCCACAGTGCTGCTATATGATGCTTTGTCTTCAACAATCTTTTCTACACCAAAACCAGCGAAGTTTGGTGACCTGTCATTAAATACAGTCTCAGTTTCTTTCTCCATAGCTTCGAAGGATCCTCCTACAGTGCTATAAGGCACTTCATCGTCATCACTCTCATCTAATAATAACCCAAAACCAGTGAAGTTTGCTAATCTGTCATCAAGTACAGTTTCAGGTCCTTTCGCTTTCTCAACATGTGGGTCATCAAGCAAGTAGGTTGAAGTTGGATTCCCAGGCTGGCTTTGGTTGCTCATACCATCATCCTCTTCTTCGTTACTATCAAGactctcttcatcttcttcttcttgagaatTGTCGTCTTCTTTTGCGAAACAAGGAAGATCATCCATAGGACAAACATGGACTTCCATATGAGGAGGCAAGCTTGGAGAAAGACCGCCAAGGTGCGCATACTTTGACGAGAAATAGTTGACTGTCAGGTTCAAACTGGTCACACCAAGACACAGAAGAAAGATATACAAGTTATGGTCGGTAAGAAGAACGTCAagttacataaaaaaaaaagagcaatgaagcttttttttgttcattaccTATTCCAAGCAGGAAGAGAGAGCATAGTGTAAGCAAGCTTGATATTGGTAGCAAGTCCAGAGAAGGATTTGAAAGCAGCGGCGGCTTCTCTCACAGCAAGTGATTCTCTCGGATGCTGCCACGCCCATTCAAACTGCAACGAGGTTTCAAAAAACAACATTAGTAAGTGACAACAACAAGATGATGGGAGTGAAAAGCAAGGATGTTTGGGTTTGGAGGGGACCTGAAGGGCAGAGACATTAGTGGGGAAACCATAGATACAGAGGACCATTTCCCAAGGACGTTTCTTCTTGGTTCTATATGCACCACTTGTGATCTCTCCGTTGTGCTGCCTTATCCTCCGCTTTGGGTTCACCGTGAACCTGCCACACCAGATTATATGTAACCCGTTTATAAAAAAAGCAGTGATTTTGAAGCTAATAATAAAACGTCCATtcaaatcaaacaagaacacATTTTTATCTACAAAGAAGAGAAATGAATCGAATTTCACAATCAGTTTATGATAATCAGAAAATTCGAATTGGATACGAGAGAAAAAGGAAGTCAGATCGGGGAAGAGAAAGTGGGGAGGAGTACCCGATATAGGTGTGACCCTTGTGGCGAGGGCTAAGGGAGGTCAAGATGTAGCACGCGTAGAACCCTTTTCCTTCTTTTCCGGCGACGAGACCATCCTCGCCGATTGGATCTAGGGTTTTTGGATTTTCCCTTCTTCCCCttttctctctcatctctctctctctctctctctctctcagcgTCGATTCGACCGTTGGAGGAGACGATAGAGAGTAAAATTCGTTTCCGTAAGCACGATAATGGGCCAATTAGTAGGCCACTTTAACTAAGGCCCATTGGCCTTGTCTCGAAAGTGTAAAATCTGACGTATTACAAAATGTGACGTCTTCACTACGGCTACATCTGACTTGGTTTGTTCtgtattttatatgtttgtgCCACTCCCGACTTCACAAGCTTTATAAATTCTGAGAACCAGTACGGATTTTTTTATCTgtctaacttttattttattttaataaatgattgaTCTAATTGTTTGATAAAATAAGACAACTTCATCAACCACATTACCACATTCATCCACTTCCTAATTTCATACATTTTCTCCCTTTGCGTCTTAAAACCAAAAGGTGGGCAGGAACTGTACTTTAAGATTGGAACAtgattttatgaatttaaataagtaGATACGGTTGTATTCTAAGACAATCCGAAACAACGATGAGATAAGACTGGTGCTAATGATGATGCTTTAATAATAAGATTGGTTCCTTTCCTTAGCATCCACTCCTTTTGAGTTGTAAACAGTGTATCAAATGGACACTAATAGCTTTTTTCTCAACAATAAGCTGcattgttttatttcttttaaaccTTTTTATCCTTTTGCATCACTGGATGTGGAACTCCCATTCAATCATTTCTTATGCtcattaatagaaaaaaaaatataatactactAAACTACAGAAACTAAATCAGAAAAGCTGAAATCCAAAAATCAACAAGTGAAAAAGTTGAATAAACCAATTATGGTTAAGTATCTGAGTAGAATTGGAATTCATCCAAACTATAATTAGAAcaacatcttctttttttttttgtcaacgaaaCAACAACATCTTCTATATTCACAAAATAGTAAAGTATCTATAAATTCAATATTGACTTGTTGAATAAACCAATTATGGTTAAGTATCTGAGTAAAATTGGAATGAAACCAATCAATAATTAGAacaacttttatatattattcaaaagaGTAAAGTATCTACAAGTGCAATTTAGACTTGTTGTTGTACATAGTGAGTTTGATTTTACCAAGAAGCAAAATAGATACCTACAATTTAGTAtagtattataattatataattatatattgttaatttttttttcatttttgggtAATAAATTTAAGAACACAAATCAATCCAGCTCATCCATCCAACCGCAGCGATCAGCGTTTGATTCGAAAGCACATCAAGAAAAATCCACAGTTGCGACTGGCGTTTGATCGCAAACGCGTTCAAGCTGAGCCCTGAGTTTGTTACTCCATATCTCCTTGTAACAATCCGCGTCCCCACCTCTCCTCCTCGCCTCCACCACCACGAGCAAATCATTCAGCCGCGAAATATACACTCCAATTACGAATTTCCCATTATACCCCTCCATCTCAAACCCACACTCCTCAATCTTCTTCACCCTCAGCTTCTCCTCCTCCGCGAAAGCCTCCACCTCCTCCGCCAATTTCTCCGGCGACTTCTCCGAAACAAACCTCTCCGTCTCACCGATCGAACCGCTCCCGCCGGCGAACAAACCGGAGAGATCCAACCCCGAGGAGAACGAAATCAAATCAAACGCGTTTAGGCTCTTCACACCTTCACCTTTCTCCTTCACCAAACCGGAATCATGATCGTGAAACTTAATCGGCTTAACACCTCCTTTAACGAACCAAGGATCCTTAAGAATCTCATCGACGGTGATCCTCGTCTCCGGATTGATATCAAGAAGACGAGAAACGAGCCGTTTCAGATCCGGAGACATCCACCTAGGGCAACGATACTCTCCTCTGTAAATCTTCCGGTACATGTTCATCACATTCGGATCGTTAAACGGTAAAAAACCTGCCGCGAGGACGAATAAGATGATGCCACATGACCACACGTCCACCTTCGCGCCTTCGTATCCCTTCTTCGAGAGAATCTCGGGCGCCACGTAAGCAGGCGTGCCGCACAAGGTATGCAACAAACCGTCCGGTCTGATCTGATCCGTCAACGCGCTTAAACCGAAGTCGGTTACCTTTAAATTCCCGTTCTCGTCGATCAATAGATTCTCCGGTTTGAGATCGCGATGGTACACCCCGTGCGCGTGGCAGTAACCGACGGCCGAGATTAATTGCTGGAAATAACGGCGGGCGAGATCCTCGCTTAAACGACCgtgttttgatattttgttgaAGAGCTCTCCTCCTTTGACGAACTCCATCGTGAAGAAGATTTTGCCCTTGGTCGCCATCACCTCGTGGAGCCTGACGATGTAAGGGTGAGAGAGACGCCTCATGATCGAGATCTCGCGCTTGACGTTGTTGACGAGGGTCGGGTTCGCGAGGAGTTTCTTCTTGTTGAGGATTTTAACGGCGACGCTCTGCCCCGTGCGGCGGTCTCGCGCGTGGTAGACTTTGGCGAATGCGCCGCATCCGAGGAGCTTACCAAGCTCGTATTTTCCGAACAAGGCGTTGCTGTTGTTGCCGCCGCCGTTGTCGGCGACGACCTCGATCTCGGACATGGTTTTAGAAGCCAGAGGGTGGTTGAGAAATgacttatatgtatataaaggaGAGGAAGACGAGTTTTCGTCGGTGGATTTGGGAACTTTCGCGTAATTTTTCAAATGGGGACAATCGTATGAACACGTATGCTAAttcgtagttttttttttgttagggacgtttctttgttgttgtttacttTTTATGGAATTTGGGAATAAGTATTTTAAAAGGGAGTGGTTACGTATTTAAGGGGAGGAGGTTTATGCGATGACTTTTTGTTATTggtttttaagtatttttaaaagaGATTAGTTCTATAGAATAAGAGCATAATTATCTTTTTGaggttcttaaatttttttcctgattttttttttaaaatgaatcaaTCATGGATCGCCACGTGTCAATAAGGTCcacaaacaatataaaaaacctatggaaaacattttttatttagcGATATTTTGACACTGTTTTACAAAAAAGTGATGGAATCCACGCATAAGAACCTTTTTTCACCACCGAGAATCATGTTCTCGGGGAAAAGTGATCTAGAATTCTAGATGATAGATGTCTTAAACATGAGTTTAGAGATTAAGCTATATTCATTATATGTGTTTTTAATCCTACAACACACAAAATTGGGGGATTTTAGCGTGCAGAAATGCTAACTTGAATTTTAGACAAATTATAAATCTAATTATCAAAGCATAAGTACATTACCAAATATTAATTTCTCCATTTCAATATATGAGATGtttatgagatttttttgtaattcaaaaatataaaatgtttttgcgtatctaaataattttaattttgtattggaaaaataaaataacaattttagttttttcagAAATGtgtatttgattattttattaataattaaattaattaattttaaattataattgtaGTGTTAGATGAAAAAAACTagtgataatttctaaaaagtaaaaatttcctagactatatttgagaagtgattttgccacatgtcttctctacaattattttcacaaaaataatatgacatagctactaaaattgataacATATCTTacagattaatatgacatagacaattatatttaatgttaatttatatttttggtaaactttttaaaatatggtaataactcatatattacatttattgtcgatttatatttttggactttttaaaatatgataataactcataaatcatcattaaaataaatatattcaattatggtatttcaaattttgaaatatcatttaaattaaaaatatttcaaaaatatatacatattttaagaaaattataaaaattaaatcataaaatcaaattaaatcgtaaattcattagtttcttatatatatctatagattttataaatattgtttaattttaattttttgacagttatgcaattttacatattaatttaatatatttaattaaaataaatagatagaaaaatctacctaagattataattttatatatatacatgcacatttttaaatataattcaaaataagaaaaaatatttttattttaattttaatgttcagttaaatcaaatttatattaaaatattgataaaaaattataatttaataaattattaaatataatttatatttatctgttaaaaattattttaaaattgttttactgcacatggtgcaggaaaacacattgtaatatatgtatattaagacaaaatattttatttattattttaatattataatacgttaaaatagtaaatatatatattgaaacaaatattttagtgggatttattttatataatatattaaaataagttATTGTACATACagtattaaataataataaatttgcaACTTAATAATATAACATAGAAAATACAATATTGGTATGAAATCCGG
It encodes:
- the LOC108852723 gene encoding LOB domain-containing protein 13-like isoform X1, translated to MSRDSREGFGDYYKLVKKVKKDPIFEKTMDHAVMGIRKHVAVPPGSTLNTVTPCAACKLLRRRCAEECPFSPYFSPHEPHKFAAVHKVFGASNVSKMLLEVGESQRGDAANSLVYEANLRLRDPIYGCMGAISALQHHIQSLQSELTAVRTDILRHKYREAATITSLQNNSFTSTTTTSVSDHAALAAAILSPPPLPPPNPPRPPRLLSSQPAPPVSLSSPSMVVSSSSSSNSSATNSMYNLPPSSAAGCSNSMSSKNNVHYFD
- the LOC108852723 gene encoding LOB domain-containing protein 13-like isoform X2 codes for the protein MSRDREGFGDYYKLVKKVKKDPIFEKTMDHAVMGIRKHVAVPPGSTLNTVTPCAACKLLRRRCAEECPFSPYFSPHEPHKFAAVHKVFGASNVSKMLLEVGESQRGDAANSLVYEANLRLRDPIYGCMGAISALQHHIQSLQSELTAVRTDILRHKYREAATITSLQNNSFTSTTTTSVSDHAALAAAILSPPPLPPPNPPRPPRLLSSQPAPPVSLSSPSMVVSSSSSSNSSATNSMYNLPPSSAAGCSNSMSSKNNVHYFD
- the LOC108855765 gene encoding structure-specific endonuclease subunit SLX1-like, with product MREKRGRRENPKTLDPIGEDGLVAGKEGKGFYACYILTSLSPRHKGHTYIGFTVNPKRRIRQHNGEITSGAYRTKKKRPWEMVLCIYGFPTNVSALQFEWAWQHPRESLAVREAAAAFKSFSGLATNIKLAYTMLSLPAWNSLNLTVNYFSSKYAHLGGLSPSLPPHMEVHVCPMDDLPCFAKEDDNSQEEEDEESLDSNEEEDDGMSNQSQPGNPTSTYLLDDPHVEKAKGPETVLDDRLANFTGFGLLLDESDDDEVPYSTVGGSFEAMEKETETVFNDRSPNFAGFGVEKIVEDKASYSSTVEKDCWRRGNFVTTSTTEVEVIDLMTPSPSCRVGSSMKKRPRVSEFIDLTRSPNFIEL
- the LOC108855764 gene encoding CBL-interacting serine/threonine-protein kinase 11 — its product is MSEIEVVADNGGGNNSNALFGKYELGKLLGCGAFAKVYHARDRRTGQSVAVKILNKKKLLANPTLVNNVKREISIMRRLSHPYIVRLHEVMATKGKIFFTMEFVKGGELFNKISKHGRLSEDLARRYFQQLISAVGYCHAHGVYHRDLKPENLLIDENGNLKVTDFGLSALTDQIRPDGLLHTLCGTPAYVAPEILSKKGYEGAKVDVWSCGIILFVLAAGFLPFNDPNVMNMYRKIYRGEYRCPRWMSPDLKRLVSRLLDINPETRITVDEILKDPWFVKGGVKPIKFHDHDSGLVKEKGEGVKSLNAFDLISFSSGLDLSGLFAGGSGSIGETERFVSEKSPEKLAEEVEAFAEEEKLRVKKIEECGFEMEGYNGKFVIGVYISRLNDLLVVVEARRRGGDADCYKEIWSNKLRAQLERVCDQTPVATVDFS